Proteins encoded within one genomic window of Ranitomeya variabilis isolate aRanVar5 chromosome 4, aRanVar5.hap1, whole genome shotgun sequence:
- the LOC143767007 gene encoding uncharacterized protein LOC143767007 yields the protein MECYDRMSLDVVQMISVIEKHPAVWDRSHENYKGSKRDAWPKIVTTLFPEWPNLSKQWQTTILGDVRKRWRSVTDRFMKSLKTPSGSSPPRKRVPYADQLQFILGSRSLRRTESNVCAQTPPDLGDSTEDNIGEEVEECRMGSQASPGDMSLSGRSQEVTDTFGERDIAPRAGEVLDCNTASTSSDAAANSGGGVSRHMGMGAASARPVALRRAAPKKSKQAQVIENLTSRTLNLLDNSAKQDEQEKFGSLLADRLRTLPRDKQQMYMTAANCLLTAIDGTSTLPPAQQIMMGIFNIFNNPIVPPPPPPAAAPQRYGQAATYRADHVEAYSYGHTHGPTATGHRTSTPNSSLSSQHDSFPGYGYHPEYHNF from the exons ATGGAGTGCTACGACCGTATGAGCCTGGATGTGGTGCAGATGATAAGTGTG ATTGAAAAACACCCGGCGGTCTGGGACCGGTCACATGAGAATTACAAGGGGTCAAAGCGGGATGCCTGGCCCAAGATAGTAACAACTTTATTTCCTGAGTGGCCAAATCTATCTAAACAGTGGCAAACAACAATTT TGGGCGATGTGAGGAAGAGGTGGCGGTCAGTGACAGATCGATTCATGAAGTCCCTCAAGACTCCGAGTGGCAGCTCGCCGCCAAGGAAGCGGGTGCCATATGCAGACCAGCTGCAGTTTATATTGGGAAGCCGGAGTTTGAGGAG AACTGAAAGCAACGTGTGTGCCCAAACACCTCCGGACCTAGGTGACTCCACGGAGGACAATATTGGAGAGGAAGTAGAAGAATGCAGGATGGGCAGCCAAGCTTCTCCGGGGGACATGTCTTTGTCCGGAAGGTCACAAGAGGTTACCGATACCTTTGGAGAACGTGACATAGCACCTCGTGCGGGAGAAGTTTTGGACTGTAACACTGCTTCTACTTCCTCGGACGCTGCAGCCAACTCTGGTGGTGGTGTGTCGAGGCACATGGGGATGGGGGCTGCTTCTGCCCGTCCCGTGGCTTTGAGAAGGGCGGCACCAAAGAAGTCTAAACAAGCTCAAGTAATAGAAAACTTAACAAGCCGTACGCTCAATCTGCTAGACAATTCGGCTAAGCAGGATGAGCAAGAAAAATTTGGGTCACTTTTGGCAGACCGCCTTAGAACACTGCCACGGGACAAGCAGCAAATGTACATGACAGCAGCCAATTGTCTGTTAACGGCAATTGATGGGACATCCACCCTACCCCCAGCCCAACAAATTATGAtgggtatttttaatatttttaataaccccattgtgcctccaccaccaccaccagcagccgcACCGCAGCGTTATGGGCAGGCGGCAACATACAGGGCCGACCACGTAGAGGCCTACAGTTATGGCCATACACATGGACCTACAGCAACTGGCCATCGTACCAGTACACCCAATTCCAGTCTCTCCTCCCAACATGACTCATTTCCGGGTTATGGATACCACCCGGAATATCACAATTTTTGA
- the LOC143767008 gene encoding uncharacterized protein LOC143767008 → MPHHRLTPQQNRLLLHTALLLLHHHSEQEQSRRRRNSRRQKRMWVHPIIQEREEKGHFHVLYRDLKRFPDKFTQFCRLSIEAFDRLLILLGPHLSYEDTVMRRAISAEERLLITLRFLATGESYTSLHLQFRLGKSTISQIVRCTCTVIWQTLQPIVITLSGLHIW, encoded by the exons ATGCCGCACCATCGTCTTACTCCACAACAGAACCGGCTACTGTTGCATACGgcactgcttttgctgcaccaccacagcgagcag gagcaatctcggagaagaaggaatagcagacgtcaaaaaaggatgtgggttcatcccattattCAGGAACGGGAGGAAAAGGGACACTTCCATGTTCTTTACCGGGATTTAAAGAG gtttccagataaatttactcagttttgccggctttccattgaggcatttgatcgtcttctaattcttcttggtccacacctcagttatgaagatacggtcatgcgaagagcaatctctgcagaggaaaggctgctcatcaccttgcg gTTTTTAGCtacaggagagagctacacatccctgcacctccaatttaggctaggcaaatccaccatctcgcaaattgtacggtgcacatgtaccgtcatctggcagacgtTGCAGCCCATCGTG ATCACATTATCCGGTCTTCACATTTGGTAA